One region of Polynucleobacter paneuropaeus genomic DNA includes:
- a CDS encoding carboxymuconolactone decarboxylase family protein: MNKRLIDYQPMDLAQPAELVAAIRKRRGGKFINLDRMLLHSVPIAEGWNHYIGAIRNQLSLDPKLRELGMCGVAVLNGAEYEFIHHAPPFKEAGGTQEQVEALRLLGQATFPKHLFNSIEQDAAELTLQMTRNIQVHPELMKRLHTELGNTAVVELVSVIAAYNMVSRFLIALDVTPEDH; the protein is encoded by the coding sequence ATGAATAAGCGCTTAATTGATTACCAGCCGATGGATTTGGCCCAGCCTGCAGAGTTGGTTGCTGCCATTCGGAAACGACGTGGCGGCAAATTTATCAATCTGGATCGCATGCTTTTACATAGCGTGCCAATTGCAGAGGGCTGGAATCATTACATTGGTGCAATCCGAAATCAGCTTTCTTTAGATCCCAAGTTGCGTGAACTGGGAATGTGTGGAGTGGCCGTTTTAAATGGTGCTGAATATGAATTTATTCATCATGCACCCCCCTTTAAAGAAGCTGGTGGAACACAAGAGCAGGTTGAGGCCCTTCGTTTATTAGGACAGGCAACTTTCCCTAAGCACTTATTCAATTCTATTGAGCAAGATGCTGCAGAGCTCACTCTACAAATGACGCGCAACATTCAAGTTCACCCAGAACTGATGAAGCGCCTACATACCGAACTTGGAAATACTGCAGTAGTTGAGTTGGTGAGTGTCATTGCGGCATACAACATGGTGTCACGTTTCCTCATTGCCTTAGACGTAACCCCCGAAGATCATTAA
- a CDS encoding 50S ribosomal protein L11 methyltransferase: MSSDQSIGWEEDGVTHSALWRSENGIRPHQKLVIADDTLTADAAYRMACEGTAILWRGDFQNARQLLQALARRVDKPSKKSVRSKKDFHQSQLDIFNLHRLAQSQRARTLGMLLIECTAEHHIDLRRAPDIAQACEEAYGPTQSSYLVSLRELLGVVGAHEWRKKGVLIPALSGTQAFHIHPHYGVFSPIRGEYIDLVNQAPLPRILDSHPIAFDIGVGTGILSIVLASRGIAKIIATDLDQRALDCAKDNIERSNFAKQIELLKTNLFPEGKAALIVCNPPWLPARPSSLLEGAIYDPNSQMLTGFLSGLKDHLLPEGEAWLVLSDLAEYLGLRSREQLQAWFDEAGVKVVDRMNIKPHHKKVFDQTDPLHVARSKEVTSLWRLILK; the protein is encoded by the coding sequence TTGAGCTCTGATCAATCCATCGGCTGGGAGGAGGATGGTGTAACCCATTCTGCCCTGTGGCGCTCTGAAAATGGGATTCGACCCCATCAAAAACTGGTGATTGCTGACGACACTCTGACTGCAGACGCAGCTTATCGAATGGCTTGCGAAGGAACTGCCATTTTATGGCGTGGCGATTTTCAGAATGCGCGTCAGCTATTGCAAGCCTTAGCAAGACGAGTCGATAAACCATCTAAGAAATCGGTACGTAGCAAAAAAGATTTTCATCAGAGCCAGCTAGACATCTTTAATTTGCATCGTCTTGCGCAATCACAACGCGCTCGTACTTTAGGCATGCTCTTAATTGAATGTACTGCTGAGCATCATATTGATTTAAGACGAGCGCCCGATATTGCGCAGGCTTGCGAAGAGGCTTATGGCCCCACTCAATCGTCATATCTTGTCTCGCTAAGAGAGTTGCTAGGTGTAGTTGGTGCTCACGAATGGCGCAAGAAAGGCGTTCTTATTCCAGCGCTAAGTGGAACTCAAGCATTTCACATTCATCCTCACTACGGTGTGTTCTCGCCGATACGAGGTGAATATATTGACCTAGTTAATCAAGCGCCTTTACCTAGAATACTGGATTCACATCCCATTGCATTTGATATTGGGGTGGGGACAGGGATCTTATCCATCGTCCTAGCCAGTAGGGGTATAGCAAAAATCATTGCAACAGATTTGGATCAAAGGGCGCTGGATTGCGCCAAAGATAATATTGAGCGATCGAACTTTGCTAAACAGATTGAGCTGCTTAAAACCAATCTGTTTCCAGAAGGTAAAGCCGCTCTGATAGTTTGTAATCCCCCCTGGCTTCCTGCGAGGCCTAGCTCGCTCCTGGAGGGTGCGATCTACGATCCTAATAGCCAAATGCTTACAGGGTTTCTATCGGGATTGAAAGATCATTTGTTGCCTGAAGGTGAGGCTTGGTTAGTTCTGTCTGATCTAGCTGAGTATTTAGGTTTGCGTAGCCGAGAGCAACTACAAGCCTGGTTCGATGAGGCTGGGGTCAAGGTAGTTGATCGTATGAATATCAAGCCACATCACAAAAAGGTCTTTGATCAAACAGATCCTTTGCATGTCGCCAGAAGCAAAGAGGTAACTTCTTT